GATCATCACCGGTTCGAACGGCGCCGCCGCAGCGAACTGCGGCAGCAACATCCCGGCGAACTGCTCGGCGTGCGGCATCAGGTTGGCGATCCCGATGCGCGGTGGCTGGTGCAGGGCGGCCGGGCGCACGTGGGGCAGGTGTGGCCTGGGCAGGTGCGAGGTCATTGCGCGACAACCTCCGTCAGGTCTTCCTCCACAGAGCGCAGGGCGGCCGTGATGACGGCCAACGCCTCGCCCGCGGTGTGCTCGGTGATGTTCAACGGCGGCAGCAGCCGGACGACGCAGTCCTCGCGCCCGCCGATCTCCAGGATCAGACCGCGGCGCAGCGCGGCCCGCTGCAACCGCAGCGCCACCTCCGACGAGGTCGCGCCGCCGAAGCCGCGCATCTCGACGCCGATCATCAGCCCGAGCCCGCGCACGTCGTCGACGATGCTCGACCCCAGTGCCGCGGCCCGCAGCCCGTCCAGCAGCTGTTCGCCCCTGGTCCGGACGTTGTCCAGCAGGTGCTCCCGCTCCAGCACGTCCAGGTAGGTCACGCCGCTGGCGAACGCGAGGTTGTTGCCGCGGAAGGTGCCGATGTGGCTGCCCGGCGTCCAGGTGTCCAGCCGCTTGTTGTAAAGGATGATCGACACCGGCAGGCCCATGCCCGACAGGCCCTTGGAGGCGATGATCACGTCGGGCTCGATCCCGTACTGCTCGAACGCGAACCAGGTGCCGGTGCGACCGCAGCCGGTCTGCACCTCGTCCACGATCAGCGGGATGTCCTGCGCCTTGGCCTCGCGGGCGATCTCGCGCACGAACTCGACCGGCGCCGGGATCGAGCCGCCCTCGCCCTGGACCAGCTCCAGGATGATCGCGGC
This is a stretch of genomic DNA from Saccharothrix ecbatanensis. It encodes these proteins:
- a CDS encoding aspartate aminotransferase family protein, whose protein sequence is MTTIDVSESAVEQDLSVPGPLGRVLLESQAANESNARTYPRKLPVAIDRASGSYITDVDGRVYIDFLSGAGVLALGHNHPELIATVQEQLTRLTHGLDFPTPVREEFKRRQLSMLPESIRDDMKIHFCGPTGGDGVEAAVKLCKKATGRGGVIAFQGSYHGSSHAAMSLTSETQPKEGLHNLLPGVHFAPFAYCHRCPLNLKPDSCGTRCGQLLTNTLRDTHGGVPKPAAIILELVQGEGGSIPAPVEFVREIAREAKAQDIPLIVDEVQTGCGRTGTWFAFEQYGIEPDVIIASKGLSGMGLPVSIILYNKRLDTWTPGSHIGTFRGNNLAFASGVTYLDVLEREHLLDNVRTRGEQLLDGLRAAALGSSIVDDVRGLGLMIGVEMRGFGGATSSEVALRLQRAALRRGLILEIGGREDCVVRLLPPLNITEHTAGEALAVITAALRSVEEDLTEVVAQ